One genomic segment of Micropterus dolomieu isolate WLL.071019.BEF.003 ecotype Adirondacks unplaced genomic scaffold, ASM2129224v1 scaffold_108, whole genome shotgun sequence includes these proteins:
- the LOC123967177 gene encoding cytochrome c oxidase assembly protein COX19, giving the protein MSTAMNFGSKSFTPRPPEKGSFPLDHFGECKAFKETFMKCLRDNSFDNSKCRLQSKGYLECRMEHQLMAKEPLEKLGFKDLMDPPPGQADRDTKP; this is encoded by the exons ATGTCCACTGCTATGAACTTCGGGTCGAAGAGTTTTACGCCCCGGCCTCCTGAAAAAGGCTCCTTCCCTCTGGACCACTTCG GAGAGTGTAAAGCCTTCAAGGAGACGTTTATGAAATGCCTGAGAGACAACAGCTTCGACAACTCCAAGTGCCGACTGCAGTCCAAAGGCTACCTGGAGTGCCGCATGGAACA TCAGCTGATGGCCAAGGAGCCTCTGGAGAAACTGGGATTCAAGGACCTGATGGATCCTCCTCCCGgccaggcagacagagacactaAACCCTGA